AGCCGAATCCGGATCAGGGAAGAATGGCTGCAGCGTGCCTGCGCCCGGCGGGGGCAGGGGGGGCTTCGGCGGGCGGGGCGGTTCGCCCACCGCCACGCCCAATAGGAGCGCGGGCCGCTTCCCGGACGGCCTCGACGCCGATAGTAACTGCACCGATTTCCTGTTGCAGGCCGCCACCACCCTGTCGGCCGCTTCGGCCGCCGGCGCGGACAATATCAAAGTCGCCAGCGTGGCGGACTTTGCCACCGGCCAGGCGATTATGATTGATACCGGCGCGAGCCTCGAGACCGCCGTCATCGCGACGGTCGGCACGGCAGGCGCCACCACGGTGGGCGCCGCTACCGTCGTGGGCGCAACCGTGATCCCTGTCGCCGGCGGGATGGGAGAGGCGCCCCTGGAGGCGGCCCTGGCCGCGGTGGTCCTGGCGGCGGTGCCACCATCACCGTCGCCGTGCCGCTCAAGTCTGCGCACGCGGCGGGCGCACAGGTCTCCGGCACTGGTATCACCCTCACCGCTGCATTGACCCGGGCGCATGACAGCGGGGCGCAAGTCGCCAACAATGTTCCCACGCCTGGAGCTTCCAACCAGTATTCCAGCCGCCGTCGTTGAAGGCGCCTGTGGAACTGGGTAGTGCGCTGAATCCTTGTGACTGACCTGGTGGCGGCCTCGAAAGAATTCCCGGCCGCCACTGGACCACGTCTTATCTTCCATGAACTGAATTGGACTTGAAGCTCCTAGCGAGGAAGAGGCAGCCAAGTTCCTTATTCTGGTCGAGGCGTTTTGTTGTCAGCGAGAGCCGGTCTGCCGGTTCTCGCGGCAACTCGGCCGCTTCAATCAGCACCTGGCGCAGGGCCTCTGCGCGGAACTCCTGCGACGACGGCGACGCTCATTGAAATCAGAAATGGAATAGCATCCCGGGGCTCTAATAAGCAGCCACGGCAAGGCGATCAGGATAAATGTGAAAACGAGAATCGATATTGTGAGAATGCTTGTACTGGCGCTCACACTGGTTGGCGCCACGTTGACGATGGCTACACCGGACGGGGCGGAGCCGCCCCGGCAGCAGGGCCCGTGTGACATCTATGGCGCAGCGGGCACCCCCTGCGTAGCCGCCCACAGCACCACGCGCGCGCTGTACGCCTCCTACAACGGCCCGCTCTACCAGGTCAAGCGCCAGTCGGACGGCAAAACCTTGGACATTGGCGTCGTCCAGCCCGTCGCGTCGCCGGTCCCGGATGCGGGCGGACACGCCAATGCGGCCGCGCAGGACGCGTTCTGCGCCAATACGACCTGCGTCATCAACCTCATCTACGACCAGTCCGGCAAGGGCAACCACCTTTACCAGGCGCCCCCAGGCACATTCAAGGGCCCGGCGAAGGGCGGATTTGACACGCAACCGATCGCGGATATGGCGCCAATTACGATCGGCGGCCACGAGGCCTACGGCGTCTACATCATGCCGGGCATGGGATTCCGCAACAACAATGCCACCGGCATCGCGATCAATGACGAGCCGGAGGGCATCTACTACGTCATAGACAGCACACACTACGACAGCGGCTGCTGCTTTGACTACGGCAACTCCTCGACGAACGGCCGTGCCGTGGGCACAGGCACCATGGAAACCACCTATTACGGCACCGCAACCGCCTGGGGCAGCGGTAGCGGCCCCGGCCCATGGATCATGGCCGACATGGAAGCCGGCCTGTTCTCCGGATACAACGGGAAGCAGAATATCGCCGATCCGACCATCGATTCCTGGCGGTTCGTGACCGCCGTCGTCGACGGCGGTGGCGGCAACAAATGGGATCTCCGCGGCGGCAACGCGCAGAAGGGCGGCCTGACGACCTTCTACAGCGGAATTCGACCCGGCTCACTTACCAACAACAGCTATTACCCGATGCACAAGCAGGGGGCCGTCCTCCTGGGCACTGGCGGGGACAACGGCAACGGTTCGTCTGGCACCTTCTATGAGGGTGTGATGACGACCGGCTATCCGACCGAAGCCACCACAGATGCCGTGCAGGCCAACATCGTGGCTGCCAAGTACGAAGTGCAGCGCGTGGGGCTGTCGCGGGTCACGACGTTCACGCCGAAATCGGCGCAGGACGTCACCGAGACTTTCACGAATACCACGGGGGCGCCCGCGGCGGGCGTCAAGTTGAGCATATTCGCGCCCACGGGGTGGACCGCCTTGGCCTCAGGCGCCACCGGCGCGTCGCTGACGTTCAGCGCCCCGGTCGCGCCGGGTGCGAGCGTGAGCGCGACCTTCAAGGTCGCCTCGCCGGCGACGACCGGAGCCGGCTTCCTGACCGGCAAATCCGAGTGGACGGACCCGGCGACCCGCAGGACGCAATTTGAGACAACTACTGCGAGAGTGCGGAACGTCCTCCCGATCAAGATCAACGAGGTCCGCTTCAGCACCAGCACCAACGCGACCAACCAGTTCATCGAGCTATACAACGCCTCCGCCAGCACCGTCGACCTCTCCAACTGGAGCCTGATCAACACCCAAAGCCAGTGGGCCCCTGTCAAGCTGGCGACGATCCCGGCCGGGACGAAGCTCGCGGGCAACGCCTTCTACTTGCTTGGCCTCTCCAACTCGGGACTGGCAGCCCCCGCAAGCCGAGGGACGACCACCATCAACGTCAGAAGCACCACCGGCTTCGAGGTCGGCCAGCAGATCGACATCGATGGCGAGACCTGCACGATCGTAACCGTCGGGACGGCAGCCACGGCCATGACGACGCTGTTCGTGCCCGTGTCCACGGGGCCGTGGATCACCATCCCCGCCGGCTCGACCAACCTGCCTGTCACGAGCTCGATCGGCTTCGCGGTCGGCCAGAAGATCGGCATCGACATCGGCGGCAACTACGAACTGGCCACAGTCACCGCGGCCGGCAAGGCGGCCACGCAAACGACCCTGTCGGCGGCGGCGGTCGCGGGGGCTACCAACATCAAGATCGCAGCCAACGCCAACATGACGGTCGGTGACACGCTGACGGTCGGCACCGGCGGACGCAAGGAGCTCGTCACGGTTGCGAGCGTCGGCACCACCGGCGCGAGCGGCACGGGCGTCGATTTGGCCGCACCGCTGAAGTTCGACCACATGTCAGGCGTTGACGTGTCCGATGCGGGGACGGGGATCAGCTTCTCGCCGGCTACGAGCTTCCCGCACGTAAGCGGCGACGCGGTACAGGCGCTGGGAAGCGGCATCACGCTCGACAGCCCCCTGGTCAACGCCCACGCGTACGGCGCGGCCGTGGTCAACCCCCTGGCCACAACGGTAGGCTACCAGGGGCCGCAGGCGCCCAATCAGTGGTTCGGGAGCAACCTCTCCACCAGGGCCGGCTCGATCGCACTGACGGATGCCGGCGGCGTGGTGGTCGTCGATGCCATGGTCTACGGATCCCAGCAGAGCAGCTCGAGCGGTAACGGGACCATCGCCAGCCCCGAGATTGCCACCCTCGAGGCCGACCAAGGCAAGGGTGGCTGCATCGTGGTGGTGCCCAGCCCGGCCAATGGCGCCGGCAGGAGCCGGGGCCGCTTCCCGGACGGTCTCGACACCGACAGCAACTGCACCGATTTCCTGTTGCAGCCCGCCACCACCCTGTCGGCCGCTTCGGCCGCCGGCGCGAACAATATCAAAGTCGCCAGCGTGGCAGGCTTTGCCGCCGGCCAGGCGATTATGATTGATACCGGCGCGAGCCTCGAGACCGCCGTCATCGCGACGGTCGGCACGGCAGGCGCCACCACGGTGGGCGCCGCTACCGTCGTGGGCGCAACCGTGATCCCTGTCGCCGGCGGGATGGGAGTGGCGCGAACCAGGAGACGGCGGTTGTCGTCTCCGCCACCGGCGGCAGAGGCGGCGCCACAATCACCGTTGCCGCACCGCTCACTTTTGCGCACGCGGCCGGTGCACAGGTCTCCGGCAGCGGCATCACCCTCACCGCTGCATTGACCCTGGCGCATGCCAGCGGGGCGCAGGTCGCCGGCAGCGTTCCCACGCCCGGCGCGCCCAACAGATATTACATCCCGGTCGCGTACGTAAACCCGCTTGCGCGAGTGTCAGGCTACGCACTGACCCCTACGGTTCCGGCCGGGCCACCAGCTTTGGTTATAAATCCTATGCGACGATTCTGGATGCGGTGAACCGTGTTAACACGGGCGCAACGGTACACACATCACGGCCGGTACCTACGCTGAACACGTGGTCATCGACCGGGACATTACCCTCCAGACCAGTGGCGCGGTTACGCTGCAAGGCTCCGGTGGTGATGGCATTACCATCGCCGGCAGGAAGGTCCACGTGTTAAGGGCGGACCCCGGTCCTGAAATCTTTGATCGGCCTTTTGCGCTGGGGTCGCCGGTGGGAGGCGGCGCCAAATCTTCCTTTGCCGGCGGACCGAGCAGTTCAGTGAAAAGGGGCTTCAATGCATCGGCCCATATCTGATACCCCTTGATGGCCGGATGGAGCTTGTCCGGATTCATCACTCCTTCAAACAGCTTGCCCTCACTGTCCGTCAATTTATCCGTAACGTCCAGGAACCGGATCCTCTTGCCGTCGGCGAATTTCGAAATATTCTCATTGATCTTTTTGATCGTGGGCATCACGGCAATGATGTCGTTTCGGGGAAAAATGCCCATGAGGATGATGGTCGCCTCCGGTGCTTTCGCGCGCATGATGTCCAATATCGCCCTGATGCCGCGAGTGACATCTTCAACTTTGGCCTCCACATCGGTTGAGACCCTGTTGCCGACATTATTGGTGCCGGCAAGGAGGACGATGATTTTGGGATTGATGTCATCCAGTTCCTCGTTATTGAGGCGCCAGAGTATGTTCTGAATATTGTCGGCGCCCCATCCGAAATCAGCGGCATTCCAACCGAAGAAGTTCTGCTTCCAGTTGGCAAGCAACTCGGGGTAATCGGTCGCTCCCCAGCGGCGCGTAATGGAATCCCCTTCGAAATAAATATCGATGCGGCCCTTCTTTGCCTTTTCAAGCAATTCCCGGTGAGCAGTCATTGAGTTCTCGTCCGATCGGGCGACAGGTTGATTCGCCGGAACAGTCGGGAATCCTTGGGGGAAGCACAGGAACATCCCTGCAGTCAAAAAGAACACAAATGGCAAAACGCATGGTTTCATAGCACGATATCCTCTGATTCCTCATTGCTGGGTGACCGCAGCGCAGTTTGCGCGCTTGCTCTCGATAGACCGAGTATAGCGGTGGATCCGCCCTAGGATCAAGTTCAGGCAGGTAGAAACTGCTATTCAGACGTTAATAAATGCAAAATGTCACCACAGATCACGCTGAGGTCGCTGAGAAATCTCCTCCTCAGCGTGCTCTAAGCTCTCTGCTGTGATGCTTTTATGCACCGGAATGGGATATGATCGGATATCCAATGACCTATGTACGGAGATTTCGCCTATGAAAAACCACCGATCAGTTTTCCCAATCTGCATCATATTGGCCCTCGTTGCACTGGTCTGGGCCGGGTCTGCTCTGATCGCTCAGCAATCCAGTGCCGGAGCGGCTCAAAATGCCCAGGCCCCTCCGGCCCCCAAAGGCCCGCCTTCGCAAGCGGAAACACAAAAGGATCATCAGAACATGATGGCGCAGCTGGGGATCCGGAAACTCCGTCCGGGCCCGAGCGGAAATGAATCTGCTCCCAATCACGCTAATTATGATGAAGCTCTTGCAAATCCTTATCCGAATCTGCCGGATGTTTTGACCCTGAAAAACGGCAAAAAGGTCAAGACCGCGAGAGACTGGTGGAACAAGAGGCGGCCTGAAATCGTCGAGGATTTCGATCGGGAGGTCTTGGGACGAATCCCTCGGAATGTGCCCAAAGTGACGTGGGAAGTCGTCAACAAGACCGAGGCCAAAATCGGCGATCACCCAGTGATCGGCAAGCAACTGGTCGGCCATGTCGATAATTCCTCGTACCCGGATATCAAAGTTGACATACAGATGATCCTGGTTCTCCCGGCGGACGCGAAAGGTCCGGTTCCCGTGATGATGATGTTCGGCGGATTTCAACGGTTGCCTGGGACACCGCCTCCGGCCGGAGCAGCAGGCCGTGGATTCGGCGCTCCTCCAGCCGGGAGCGACCCGCCGGCAACGCAGCAGCTGATAGCAGACGGCTGGGGTTATGCGGATATAAGCCCGAACAGCATTCAAGCAGATAACGGCGCCGGGCTTACCAAGGGCATCATCGGTCTCGTGAATAAAGCGAAATTCCGCAAGCCCGATGACTGGGGTTCTCTCCGGGCCTGGGGATGGGGCGCATCCCGTGCGCTGGATTATCTGGAAACCGACAAAGCGGTGGATGCCAAACATGTCGGGATTGAAGGCGTGTCGCGTTACGGCAAAGCCGCCCTAGTAACCATGGCTTTCGATACAAGGTTTGCCGTCGTGCTCGTCGGCTCTTCAGGGGAGGGAGGCGCCAAGCTGCACCGCCGCAATTGGGGTGAGGCTGTGGAAAACCTGACCGGATCGGGCGAATACCACTGGATGGCTGGAAACTTCCTGAAATACGGTGCCGAAGAAGCCGATTTCGGCAGCAAGAATGCAGGGGACATTCCGGTGGATGCACATGAACTGATTGCACTCTGCGCACCGCGCCTGACTTTCATCAGCTACGGCGTACCGGAGAAAGGAGATGCAAAATGGCTCGATCACCAGGGCAGCTTCATGGCGGCTATCGCTGCGGGTCCGGTATTCCGGCTCCTGGGCGCGAAAGACTTAGGACGGTCCGACGATTACAGGACAGAGAAAATGCCGCCCGTGAACACAGGCCTGCTCGAAGGCCAGCTTGCCTGGCGGCAACACGATGGCGGACACACCGATGGTCCGAACTGGAAATATTTCATTCCTTGGGCAGACAAATTTTTCAAACGCACTCGTTAGCACATCCACGATTTTGCACAACCAAACCCGGGGTGCCAGCATGAAAAGCAATAAAAACGCCAGAGGAACATTGGCAGCCCATTGGGCGATTACATCCTACTTGACCACGCCGTCCTTGGGAGGAGCCGGGGACCGCTCGAACTCGATCGTGTAAACGTGCCCCGCTTTCACGCTGAGCCGTGTCGTTGAGCCGGCCGCAGGCTGCACGCGAATCGACCTGCTGCCCTCCCGGACCGCGCTGATGCGGACACCTGGTGAGATTCGAAGCACGTGCGCGCCATCCACCATCGGCCTCAGGATCGCGGTGGTGGGCAGACCGCCGCTCCACGCCACGTCGACTTCCAGTCCCCCGCGGGCGCGAATCCCGGTAACCTTGCCGTTGCTCCAGGCCTTCGGCAGCGCGGGCAGGAACGCCAGTTCGCCGGCGTGGCTTTGTACAAGCATCTCGGCGATCCCGGCGGTGCCGCCGAAATTGCCGTCGATCTGAAACGGCGGGTGGTTGTCGAACAGATTCGGCAGCGTGGACTTGCCCAACAGCGCGGCCAGGTTCTCGTATGCTTTATCGCCATCTGCCAGGCGGGTCCAGAAATTGATGATCCAGGCGCGACTCCAGCCCGTGTGTCCCCCGCCGTTGGCCAATCGCCGTTCGATCGTAGCGCGTGCGGCTTTGGCCAGTTCGGGCGTTTTGAATGGCGTAATCTGGTTGCCGGGGAACAGGGCGAACAGATGGGACATGTGCCGGTGCCCGGGTTCCACCTCGTCGTAGTCTCCCAGCCATTCCTGGATTTGACCATAACGGCCGATGCGCAGCGGCATCAGCTTCGCGCGGGTCGCCGCTACCTTCGCCCGGAAATTCGCGTCGGTCTTCAGAATTTCACTGGCCTCGATCACGCGCCCGAAGAACGCCTGGAGAATTTCGGTGTCCATCGTCGGCCCCATGGTGAGGACAGCTCTCTCGCCCG
The sequence above is a segment of the Terriglobia bacterium genome. Coding sequences within it:
- a CDS encoding lamin tail domain-containing protein; amino-acid sequence: MLVLALTLVGATLTMATPDGAEPPRQQGPCDIYGAAGTPCVAAHSTTRALYASYNGPLYQVKRQSDGKTLDIGVVQPVASPVPDAGGHANAAAQDAFCANTTCVINLIYDQSGKGNHLYQAPPGTFKGPAKGGFDTQPIADMAPITIGGHEAYGVYIMPGMGFRNNNATGIAINDEPEGIYYVIDSTHYDSGCCFDYGNSSTNGRAVGTGTMETTYYGTATAWGSGSGPGPWIMADMEAGLFSGYNGKQNIADPTIDSWRFVTAVVDGGGGNKWDLRGGNAQKGGLTTFYSGIRPGSLTNNSYYPMHKQGAVLLGTGGDNGNGSSGTFYEGVMTTGYPTEATTDAVQANIVAAKYEVQRVGLSRVTTFTPKSAQDVTETFTNTTGAPAAGVKLSIFAPTGWTALASGATGASLTFSAPVAPGASVSATFKVASPATTGAGFLTGKSEWTDPATRRTQFETTTARVRNVLPIKINEVRFSTSTNATNQFIELYNASASTVDLSNWSLINTQSQWAPVKLATIPAGTKLAGNAFYLLGLSNSGLAAPASRGTTTINVRSTTGFEVGQQIDIDGETCTIVTVGTAATAMTTLFVPVSTGPWITIPAGSTNLPVTSSIGFAVGQKIGIDIGGNYELATVTAAGKAATQTTLSAAAVAGATNIKIAANANMTVGDTLTVGTGGRKELVTVASVGTTGASGTGVDLAAPLKFDHMSGVDVSDAGTGISFSPATSFPHVSGDAVQALGSGITLDSPLVNAHAYGAAVVNPLATTVGYQGPQAPNQWFGSNLSTRAGSIALTDAGGVVVVDAMVYGSQQSSSSGNGTIASPEIATLEADQGKGGCIVVVPSPANGAGRSRGRFPDGLDTDSNCTDFLLQPATTLSAASAAGANNIKVASVAGFAAGQAIMIDTGASLETAVIATVGTAGATTVGAATVVGATVIPVAGGMGVARTRRRRLSSPPPAAEAAPQSPLPHRSLLRTRPVHRSPAAASPSPLH
- a CDS encoding acetylxylan esterase, yielding MKNHRSVFPICIILALVALVWAGSALIAQQSSAGAAQNAQAPPAPKGPPSQAETQKDHQNMMAQLGIRKLRPGPSGNESAPNHANYDEALANPYPNLPDVLTLKNGKKVKTARDWWNKRRPEIVEDFDREVLGRIPRNVPKVTWEVVNKTEAKIGDHPVIGKQLVGHVDNSSYPDIKVDIQMILVLPADAKGPVPVMMMFGGFQRLPGTPPPAGAAGRGFGAPPAGSDPPATQQLIADGWGYADISPNSIQADNGAGLTKGIIGLVNKAKFRKPDDWGSLRAWGWGASRALDYLETDKAVDAKHVGIEGVSRYGKAALVTMAFDTRFAVVLVGSSGEGGAKLHRRNWGEAVENLTGSGEYHWMAGNFLKYGAEEADFGSKNAGDIPVDAHELIALCAPRLTFISYGVPEKGDAKWLDHQGSFMAAIAAGPVFRLLGAKDLGRSDDYRTEKMPPVNTGLLEGQLAWRQHDGGHTDGPNWKYFIPWADKFFKRTR